The Homo sapiens chromosome 16, GRCh38.p14 Primary Assembly genome includes the window AATAAGAAATAGCTCAGTGATGAGAACTTGCTGCCTACCTGCTGAATGTCTGTGCTGGGTACAGccaagaggaggcaggagagaagcaGCAAATTTTAGCCCTGTACTCTGGAGAAAAATTTGAGATGAAATATAATGAGAAGTCCTATTCAAAAtattgaggctgggcatgatggctcatgtctgtaatcccaacattttgagaggccagggtgggaggatcacttgaggccaggagttcaaaaccagactgggcaacatagcaagaccccatttctaaaaaaaaaaaattaacttagctGTGCttggtagcacatacctgtagtcccagctattcaggaggctgaggagggaagatgcctttagcccaggaggttgaggttacaatgagctataattgttccactgcactccagcctgggtaagagagcaagatcctatctctaaaaacaaaacaaaacaaaacaaacaacaactaaTAATCCTAATGCATGTGCACCAGCTAAGCAGAAGGGTGGCACTGGAGCACAGTCCTGTGTCTCCTGCTCTACCAAGCTTTAACCCTTTGGTTGCTGGACTGTAGGGAGATCTTGGGGATGCCCACAAAGAGTACGGAACATTCAAGGAATGGAGAGAGAATTCAGGAGGCTCCTGGAAATGGTTACTCACCAACTGTTGTCGGAAACTATAATGAGGGACAACCTCCATTTAGCACCACCCTACAGGTAGCCTAAATTTGGAGGCAAAGAGATGCCAGCTGGTGTACCAACAACCTCCATGAGTCATTGTTGGCACCATGACCTGGATGAGGCCCTTGAAACAAagggacaaaaaaaaagacatatccCCTTCGGAGTAAGAACATGAGAAAGGTAGGCAGAGATGTGCACAGCCCTCCAAACCTCCTGCTCCTACTGACCACTACCTAGGAAACTGATTCCTCTCCAGTGGGCTAAGCAGCTATTTCCAACAATattggcactttgggaagctaagtcTGCAAGCCTCGCCCGTTGGAGGTAACAGCTTCCTGCTCCCCAAGTCCTGGTGCCCTGGTGCTCAAACAACAGCTGATCTGAAGCATTATCATATCCTGTGCAGATGAAAAGACTTGGTAAGCTCTCACCTCTTCCCCATGGGTTTATTTATTGTCCCAAATTGTAGCTCCAGACCCATACATTTCCACTGAGCAGCTCCATTTGGATTTTCCATAAGCACTTCCAACTTAATGTGTTCAAACCTCCTCTTTTATCTAAACCTGGATTCTCTGCTGCCTCTTATTTGAGCTCAAAATGCCACCAGCTTCCCAAGCATCCAAGTTAGAACCCTAGTAAGTCATTCTCAATGCCTTCTCTCACATGCCATCGTCAACAGTCTTTCATCTCCTGGCTCACCCCTATTTGATTTGCAGGATCcggctcaaatgtcacctcatcTTCAGTGCCAGGTTCTtagtctttctctctccttctcctcctgaaCCATTTTTATGTGTCTCCTTAGCACCCTTACTGTATTTTCCTGTAATTGCATTTACATGTCAGTCTTTGCTACTAATGGTAAAGAATTCAAGGGCAGAGGCGTGTATCTTGTTCATTTTACAATCTTCATGACTTAGTGCCAAAGATTAAGTGTTGATGAGATGAATTGCTTCTAAGGGAAAAATAAGTGCATTCTGAGTTCTTCCGTACTTGCTGTAGGAGTAGGGTGTATTCTTCAGCTGAATACACATTGCCTGGAACTGAGCAGCAGAATTCTTCATTTCCTAAGTGACAGACCATGCAAGAAGAACTAGGTGGTTGGATTTCCCAGCTATAATCCATTCTCCTCTCTCCCCATTACCTccacattttctataaatattttaagatggaAAGTGACAGTTCTCTCCGAGGTGTATAAAGGAcgtgtttttcttttccccttctcttaGGGTTAAGCAACATCATTGGCATCATAGTTTATATATCAGCCAACGCCGGAGACCCCGGGCAGCGTGACTCCAAAAAAAGTTACTCCTATGGTTGGTCCTTTTATTTCGGAGCCTTCTCTTTCATCATCGCAGAAATTGTAGGAGTGGTTGCCGTGCACATCTATATTGAAAAACATCAGCAGTTACGAGCCAAATCCCACTCGGAGTTCCTGAAGAAATCTACTTTTGCCCGCCTCCCACCCTACAGGTATCGATTCCGGAGGCGGTCAAGTTCTCGCTCCACCGAGCCCAGATCCCGAGACCTGTCCCCCATCAGCAAAGGCTTCCACACCATCCCTTCCACTGACATCTCGATGTTCACCCTCTCCCGGGACCCCTCAAAGATCACCATGGGGACCCTCCTCAACTCCGACCGGGACCACGCTTTTCTACAGTTCCACAATTCCACACCCAAAGAGTTCAAAGAGTCACTGCATAATAATCCGGCCAACAGGCGCACCACGCCCGTCTGAACTGACCTCTGACCTCTGCCCCACGCCCAGCACAGCCTTGGGGGAAGTGTACAGAGATGTCTCTGAGGTTGCATGGCATGGTCCTTGTGATGGTATTACTTTTTACAAAGAATGAAACCAAATGGACTCAGCCCTCTCCCACATTTTCCCCTCACCCTCCAAGTCCTAACCCCTCCATCCTCTCTAACTTTTCAAGCCAATCCCTTAATGTCATTCCTCTCTCTGTGTATCTGTGCcagatgttttcctttcttccttctttactgGAAGGACCTCCACATTCTTCCCTCCTTGGAAGAGGACTTTACTAAAAGTCACAGGTGGTGGCCAGGGGGGATTTCCGAATCTCCATCAGGCGCGCTCATAGTTGTCCCCATTGTCTACCCACACAAATCCTCAGGAAACCAACCACCGCCCAGGTGGCCCTGAGGGAGGCATTCACCTTTATGTGTTAGAAAAACATGACCAGAAATCAAAGATGTCAGAGCCCCGAAGCAGCTAATGTAATAAGCACTCATGTTATTAAAGGTTTTGCCTTGTCGTAACCAACCGAGCCGGGGGTGTTTTGTTTCTTGTGGGTGTTTCCTACACAAACTCACTCCCCTGCCTCCAAACTGGCTCATGTCCATCTTGGAAGCTGAACTTTGCTCATCCACACTTGAGCCACTAGGAAGGATCTCCCTGCACCTTTGGAAGCTAGTAAGGCATTCCCACAAATGTCCAAATCAATGCATCCTTCTACTTGAATTCCTGGAGGCTACCTGGGGGTGGGTGAGTGAATGCTGGTTTTCAAGATCTAACTTTGGCATGCAATAGCTCTagaaccttgggcaagtcacctaagcctcaagcctcagtctcctcatctgtaaaatggaacatgATAATAGCACTCTCCTCCACAGAGTTATGAGGTTTAAATAAAACTGTGTGTAAAATGATTAGCACATTGTAAAcaattgatatatatttttcaatgtttCAGGTGGATTTTAGGCAGAGTAAGCATTATGTTGATCTGCTTTTGCTGTgacaacaaaatatcaaaatgggCCAGGAGAGGCGGCatgagcttgtagtcccagctcatGGAACTACAGActtggaggctgaagcgggaggatcacttgagcccaggagttaaagagtTCAAGTCTAGCTGAGACCCcagctcttaaaaataaaaaaatcaaagactggttaaacaacagacatttatttctcaaagttctggaggctaaggAGTCTAAGATTAAAATGTCAGTAATTCAGTTTCTGCTCAGGGCTCCTCTTCCTGACTTGTAAACAGCAGCCTTCTTGTTGTGTTCTCACATGATAGAAAGAAAgtaatctctttctctctctctctctctcaatttctCTTTTCATAAAGCCACAGATCCCACAGTGAGGGTCCCACCGGTCCCACCCCCATGAtctcatctaaccctaattatctctcaaagatcctatctccaaatatcatcacactggggattagggattcaacatatgcattttggggGAATGGGAAGGTGGATGGAGACACAGTTCAGTCCACAGCAAGGGTTACTTTAGCAAGATAAAAGCCAAATGGAAGTTACTTTAtataagggagagagagagagtatactTTGCACAGGCTCTGAGGGCTCTGGGAAGAGAGAATGGAaggatttgaatattttaaatatttgatgttgGAAAGCATGAgaaatatgttggccaggcatggtggctgacttctgtaatcccaacactttgggaggccaatgtagTTTGAGACAAatgtagtttgagaccagcctgggcaacacaatgaaaccctggctctacaaaaaaatacaaaaattaggtgagcatggtggcacatgcctgtagtcccagctacttgagaggctgagatgggaggatcacctgaactcagggaggtggaggctgcagtgagccgtgatcatgccactgcactccaacctgggtgacagagtgagaccctgtctgaaaaaagaaaagaaaaaagtatgagaAATATGTCACCTATGCCCACAGTGACTTCCTTGAGCATTTTTGGCACACACCCAGGTCTTCGCACTTCTGAGGAGCCTTCCCACTTAGGGCCGCAGCATGCTAGGAGGCAGGGTTGCAGGCTTGAGAGCTCACACTTAGCTGATACTGTGGGTACCAGGCTGTGTTCTGCtgccatacacacacaaaatcatttCATCCTTCCAGTAATCCCATGAAGAAAATACCTCCCAAAATCTCCactttaccaatgaggaaactgaggaaagaGAAGTACCATGACTTGCCCAAATTGTATTCCCACTATGGGACAGAAGTACTGGGAAACTAGTACCTTGCCCACACTCACACAGTAAATTTCATTGTAAAGTGCACCTAGGGACAATTCATTTTGTTCAACACTTGAGTCATTGCATGCAAATGACACGCACATAcattaaattatctcatttagtcctccaAAGAACCACGTGTAGTAGgaattatcatctccattttggCAGGTAAGGAAATAGAGGCTCAAAGAAAGTAAGCGTCTTGGGTGCTAATGAGCAGAGCGACATTTGTATCTAAGCCTCTGCTTCCTACGTTGCGTGGCTTCCCCAGTATTCCAGCATTTTCCAAGCTCAGTCATTTGAGCGCCACTCCTAGGAAGTTTTTTATAGCCACATCCCACATCAACAACTATTTACCTAATGTCTTTCTTCAAGCCTACTTGCTTTTAAtcctttaataaatatatttcgaAAAGGAATTTTATAACACTACtataaagagaaaactgaaattccTTGCCATAATCAAATGGTAACtgggaaaataaatacaatacaaaCGAAAACAATCATGCTATACTTTAGCTGTTGCTagcttagctcactgcaacctccacctccctgagtTCAGCTGAAGGCCGGCTGCCGGCTGCCTGTTCTTTGTGAAAAGGATATAACCGAAGTGTTAGAGAGGTGTTAAAGGATATTCTGGCACCAAAAGAAGATGCTTCCCTTGGTTTACTCAGAAGGAGCAAAGGAGAAGTCAAAAGGGAATACCCTTCTCACTGTGTGATTTGACGCTCTGTGATACTGCGGCCATGCACCATATCAAATCATCTACTCTTTTTATTATGGAAGTTTACagagcactttatttttttaattttttttttaaagatgaaggatgaggtagattttattttgaagcatgtgaaaaatatttgggaatggtaactcaggtaatttttttttattattattttactttaagttctggatacAAGGGCAGAACTtgtaggtttgttacctaggtatacatgttgcatggtggtttgctgcacctagcaacccgtcatctaggttttaagccctgaaTGCATTAACTATTTGAAACTGTGGAATGCTTcacgaatttgcatgtcatctttGCTCAGGGGCCATGCATCTCCTCCTACTCTTGGGGACAAGTGGTCCAGCCACCCTTGGAGAGGGAAGGATCTGAGAACTGGAGCAAATATGTGAAGAACACTGTGAAGGGGAAGCAGCAGCATCCAGGCACCCTGGGAACTGGGAGTGTGCAAAAACAGGGCATCGGGGAAGTGGATCTGGGATGGAGAGAAAGGCCCCAGCGCCTTAACTAGCGGGGTATCAGCCCTGGTAGTCAAGAATAAAGTCCTTCTGCAAAGGCCAGAGTGCTAGAGGAGAGAAATGGCCACGTGACCCCCGGAAGGACTCCCTCTGTACCCCACATGCCTCCCCACCGCACCATCTAGGTTTGCTCCCTGAAAAGCTTTGGCACAGGAGCCTCGGGATACCTTTGCTTGACAGCTGCTCAGTTGAACCCCGCTGGCTGGCATCAGATAGATATTAATATTACCACTTCTGGGTTGCAGCCAGGATTCAGGCCTATCCTTGCCATCCAAATCCACTGGAAGATTATTTCCATTCACTAAGCCGCCACCctctgtgtcagacactgtgccaTGAACTTCACTCATCTTGTCTCATTGAATTCTCATATTTGTGGCAGGTATGATTGTTAAATCCATTGTGAAGATGGTGAAACTTACAAGTAGACAGCAAAGTCGATACACAAACCCACGTCTGCCTGACTTGAAAGCCCATGCAGCAGCCCCTCACTAAGCATTCCTGGCCATGCTGCTTGAATCTCTTGCTCCATTGCTGAGTTCTCCATCTCCTTCTCCCTCAAATGCAGCTCCCTTTCCCAGCTGCATTTGAGGGACCAAATTTCTGGACCAGCAGATCCCTCCACCAATCTCAGGACCAGAACCCTTGAGTTTCTCTTTGCTGCTGCTTTAATGTGTAGTCCCTGGAACTGAGTTTTTGCCAAGTTATGCCTCTACCTTTTGAGAACAGAGAGGCAGCTTGCACAACATTCAAGCATGGAAACTCTGCAACTGGATCTGGACAGTTGCGGAGTTTGATTCCTTTGACTTTGAATCCAATGactttgaatcccagctctgtatTTATCAACCACAGACCTTTGACAAGATCGTCACCCTCTGTCTCAGCTTCTCTGTCCATAAAATGGGCACAAATATAGCACTTACTCCGTAAGTTCatcgtgaggattaaatgagcttaCCTTCACAACGCACTTAGAAAAGAACTTGAAACACCATAAGCACCATATAGATGTTAGCTATTGTGATTTAATATAGTTCACAGATTTACATTTTTCCCATTTGGGTGCTTTTCTGCCTGGACAATCTTCTTTTCCAGATCTTGTCAGCACAGGCTTCTGCACTAATCAGGCTGGTGTCCACACTATACCCTGGGCTAGCTCAGGCTTTCTCCCGATTCTCTGCCTTTGCTGATAAAGGTTATCCCTACCTGAAATGTTTCCGCTTGCCCTCTCCAAATCCTATCCATCCTTCAAGGCCAAGGTCAAGCCTCATGCTTTccatgaagtctttttttttttttttttgagatagagtctcactctgttgcccaggctggaatgtggcggcacaatctcagctcactgcaacctccgcctcccaggttcaagcaattcccatgccttactcacccaagtagctgggattacaggtgtacactaaaactcccggctaatttttgtattttattagggatggggttttgccatgttggctggtctcaaactcctgacctcaagtgatctgcccacctcggccttccaaagtattgggattacaggcatgacccattgCACCCAGCACCATGAAGTCTTTTGTGGCTCCTCGGGCCACACAATCTCTCACTTCTGcgcattcatccatttattcattcatttatttattcagcacttATCATTCAGCACTTATTGTGCGCTGGTGCTATCGTTTGGATGTTTGACCCCcttcaaacctcatgttgaaatttgatccccaatgctgaaagtggagcCTGATGAGAGGCAGATGGGTCAgagaggtggatccctcatgagtagattaatgccctcccttgGGAATGAGCGGATTCTTACTGTATTAGTTCACatgagctggttgtttaaaacagcCTGACAcctcccctctgtctctctcttgcttcctctcttgccatgtaatCTCTGCATATGCCGGCTCCCCTTGCCTTCTGCtgtgagtaaaagcttcctgagccctcaccagaacagatgctggcaccatgtttcttgtacagcctgcagaaccgtgagccaaataaacctctgttatatataaattacccagcctcagagattccttcacagcaacacaaaacagactaagacagccaGAAGGAGTAATAATCCCAAAAGATATGACCACTGTCCTCATGGAAGTCTCAGTCTAGTGGAGGAGACAAGCACTGAACAAATGAACATACACATCAACATCATTCAAAATTGTGATCTATGTCATGAAGGGAAAACGTaatgcaaaaaatacaaatataaatgggAATCtctggctaggtgcggtggctcacacctgtaatcccagcactttgggaggccgaggtgggtggatcacttgaggtcaggagtacgagaccagcctggccaacatggtgaaaattcacctctactgaaaatacaaaaattagccggatgtggtggcacacgcctgtaatctcagctactcaggaggctgaggcaggagaatcacttgaacctgggaggcggaggttgcagtgagccgagatcaagccactgccctccagcctgggcgacacagccagacggtatctcaaaaaataaaataaaataacataataaataaataaacagggaCCTCTAATTTAGCTGGTGGAGGGGAGatcaaagaagaggaaatgacATTTAGGATCAGAGCAAAAGCAAGATTGGGAGTTATTCGAGGAAAGGGAATAAATAAAGTGTCTAGGGGAAAAAAACCAGCATGTGCAATGTCCTGAGACTGGAgagaccaaaaacaaacaaacaaacaaaaaacaaccaaccaagcaaacaacaacagcaaaacaggCCAG containing:
- the CACNG3 gene encoding voltage-dependent calcium channel gamma-3 subunit yields the protein MRMCDRGIQMLITTVGAFAAFSLMTIAVGTDYWLYSRGVCRTKSTSDNETSRKNEEVMTHSGLWRTCCLEGAFRGVCKKIDHFPEDADYEQDTAEYLLRAVRASSVFPILSVTLLFFGGLCVAASEFHRSRHNVILSAGIFFVSAGLSNIIGIIVYISANAGDPGQRDSKKSYSYGWSFYFGAFSFIIAEIVGVVAVHIYIEKHQQLRAKSHSEFLKKSTFARLPPYRYRFRRRSSSRSTEPRSRDLSPISKGFHTIPSTDISMFTLSRDPSKITMGTLLNSDRDHAFLQFHNSTPKEFKESLHNNPANRRTTPV